In Prunus dulcis chromosome 1, ALMONDv2, whole genome shotgun sequence, the following are encoded in one genomic region:
- the LOC117631477 gene encoding calcium-transporting ATPase 3, endoplasmic reticulum-type isoform X4 yields the protein MEDAYARSVTEVLDFFGVDPKRGLTDAQVTQHARLYGKNVLPEEKRASFWKLVLKQFDDLLVKILIVAALVSFVLALINGDTGLTAFLEPSVILMILAANAAVGVITETNAEKALEELRAYQADIATVLRNGCFSILPATELVPGDIVEVAVGCKIPADMRMIEMLSNQLRVDQAILTGESCSVEKELESTTATNVVYQDKTNILFSGTVVVAGRARAIVVGVGTHTAMGGIHDSMLRTEDEVTPLKKKLDEFGTFLAKVIAGICVLVWIVNIGHFRDPAHGGLLRGAIHYFKIAVALAVAAIPEGLPAVVTTCLALGTKRMARLNAIVRSLPSVETLGCTTVICSDKTGTLTTNMMSASKVCVLHTVQHAPVISEYSVSGTTYAPEGTIFDSTGLQLELPAQSPCLLHIAMCSALCNESILQYNPDKGNYEKIGESTEVALRVLAEKIGLPGFDSMPSSLNMLSKHERASYCNHYWEDHFKKISVADFTRDRKMMSVLCSRNQLQIMFSKGAPESIISRCTNILCNDDGSTIPLTASIRAELESRFHSFAGKETLRCLALAFKRMPMGLQSLSHNDENDLSFIGLVGMLDPPREEVRNAMLSCMTAGIRVIVVTGDNKSTAESLCRKIGAFDHLADLAGHSYTATEFEELPALQKTLALQRMALFTRVEPSHKRMLVEALRHQNEVVAMTGDGVNDAPALKKADIGIAMGSGTAVAKSASDMVLADDNFATIVAAVAEGRAIYNNTKQFIRYMISSNIGEVVCIFVAAVLGIPDTLAPVQLLWVNLVTDGLPATAIGFNKQDSDVMKAKPRKVNEAVVSGWLFFRYLVIGGL from the exons GGGCTTCATTCTGGAAATTGGTTTTGAAACAGTTTGATGATTTGCTTGTAAAGATATTGATTGTTGCGGCGCTGGTTTCATTTGTTCTGGCTTTGATTAATGGAGACACAGGCTTAACAGCTTTTTTGGAGCCTTCT GTTATCCTCATGATATTGGCTGCAAATGCAGCAGTAGGAGTGATTACAGAAACCAATGCAGAAAAGGCTCTTGAG GAGCTACGTGCATACCAAGCTGATATCGCAACTGTGCTGCGCAAtg GTTGCTTCTCCATACTTCCAGCAACAGAGCTCGTCCCCGGTGATATTGTAGAAGTGGCTG TGGGATGCAAAATTCCAGCCGATATGAGAATGATTGAGATGCTAAGTAATCAGTTACGTGTTGATCAGGCAATTCTTACAG GTGAGAGTTGCTCTGTGGAAAAAGAGCTTGAGTCCACCACTGCAACAAATGTTGTATATCAAGACAAGACAAATATTCTTTTCTCg GGTACAGTAGTTGTGGCTGGTAGGGCTAGAGCTATCGTAGTAGGAGTTGGAACACACACTGCTATGGGCGGCATACATGATTCAATGTTGCGAACAGAAGAT GAAGTGACGCCATTGAAAAAGAAGCTGGATGAGTTTGGTACTTTCTTGGCCAAG GTTATTGCTGGCATATGTGTACTGGTATGGATTGTCAATATTGGTCATTTTCGTGACCCTGCTCATGGTGGGCTCTTGCGCGGTGCAATTCATTACTTTAAG ATTGCAGTAGCACTTGCAGTTGCAGCAATCCCTGAAGGACTTCCAGCTGTTGTTACAAC TTGTTTGGCTCTTGGGACAAAACGTATGGCTCGGTTGAATGCCATTGTAAGGTCTTTGCCTTCTGTTGAGACCTTAGGCTGCACTACAGTAATTTGCAGTGACAAAACTGGAACTCTGACAACCAATATGATGTCTGCCTCAAAG GTTTGTGTACTTCATACTGTACAGCATGCTCCGGTTATTTCTGAATACAGTGTCAGTGGAACAACATATGCACCGGAAGGCACAATTTTTGACAGTACTGGGCTTCAG ctcgaacttccagctcagtCACCTTGTCTTCTTCACATAGCAATGTGTTCAGCGCTATGCAATGAATCTATCCTGCAATATAATCCCGACAAGGGTAACTATGAAAAGATTGGCGAGTCAACTGAAGTAGCTCTCCGTGTTCTTGCAGAGAAG ATTGGTCTTCCTGGCTTTGATTCTATGCCTTCTTCTCTGAATATGCTGAGCAAGCATGAACGTGCGTCTTACTGTAATCACTACTGGGAGGACCATTTCAAAAAG ATTTCTGTTGCAGATTTTACACGTGATCGGAAGATGATGAGTGTCCTTTGTAGCCGAAACCAGTTGCAGATTATGTTTTCAAAAGGTGCTCCAGAGAGTATTATTTCTAGATGCACAAATATTCTGTGCAATGATGATGGTTCTACCATACCACTGACTGCTAGTATCCGAGCTGAGCTGGAGTCAAGGTTCCATAG TTTTGCAGGAAAGGAAACATTAAGATGCTTGGCTCTGGCCTTCAAGCGGATGCCCATGGGTCTGCAGAGTCTCTCCCATAATGATGAGAATGATCTTTCATTCATTGGGTTG GTTGGAATGCTTGATCCACCAAGAGAGGAAGTGAGAAATGCTATGCTTTCATGCATGACTGCTGGCATACGTGTTATAGTTGTCACTGGGGATAACAAG TCCACAGCCGAATCCCTTTGCCGCAAGATAGGTGCTTTTGATCACTTGGCAGATCTTGCTGGACACTCTTACACTGCGACTGAGTTTGAAGAATTACCAGCATTGCAGAAAACACTGGCATTGCAACGTATGGCACTATTCACCAG GGTTGAACCTTCTCATAAAAGGATGCTGGTTGAGGCCTTGCGGCACCAGAATGAAGTG GTTGCAATGACTGGTGATGGTGTTAATGATGCGCCTGCACTAAAGAAGGCAGATATTGGAATTGCCATGGGTTCAGGAACAGCTGTTGCCAAG AGTGCGTCGGACATGGTTTTGGCCGATGACAATTTTGCTACTATTGTTGCG GCTGTTGCAGAGGGAAGGGCTATATACAATAACACAAAGCAATTTATCAGATATATGATCTCTTCAAATATCGGTGAAGTAGTTTGTATATTCGTGGCAGCTGTACTTGGCATACCTGATACCCTTGCCCCT GTCCAGCTGCTGTGGGTCAACTTAGTTACTGATGGATTGCCTGCCACTGCTATTGGTTTTAATAAGCAAGATTCTGATGTGATGAAGGCTAAACCTCGTAAG GTCAATGAAGCAGTTGTTAGTGGGTGGTTGTTTTTTCGTTATTTGGTAATCGGAG GTTTATGA
- the LOC117631477 gene encoding calcium-transporting ATPase 3, endoplasmic reticulum-type isoform X3, producing MEDAYARSVTEVLDFFGVDPKRGLTDAQVTQHARLYGKNVLPEEKRASFWKLVLKQFDDLLVKILIVAALVSFVLALINGDTGLTAFLEPSVILMILAANAAVGVITETNAEKALEELRAYQADIATVLRNGCFSILPATELVPGDIVEVAVGCKIPADMRMIEMLSNQLRVDQAILTGESCSVEKELESTTATNVVYQDKTNILFSGTVVVAGRARAIVVGVGTHTAMGGIHDSMLRTEDEVTPLKKKLDEFGTFLAKVIAGICVLVWIVNIGHFRDPAHGGLLRGAIHYFKIAVALAVAAIPEGLPAVVTTCLALGTKRMARLNAIVRSLPSVETLGCTTVICSDKTGTLTTNMMSASKVCVLHTVQHAPVISEYSVSGTTYAPEGTIFDSTGLQLELPAQSPCLLHIAMCSALCNESILQYNPDKGNYEKIGESTEVALRVLAEKIGLPGFDSMPSSLNMLSKHERASYCNHYWEDHFKKISVADFTRDRKMMSVLCSRNQLQIMFSKGAPESIISRCTNILCNDDGSTIPLTASIRAELESRFHSFAGKETLRCLALAFKRMPMGLQSLSHNDENDLSFIGLVGMLDPPREEVRNAMLSCMTAGIRVIVVTGDNKSTAESLCRKIGAFDHLADLAGHSYTATEFEELPALQKTLALQRMALFTRVEPSHKRMLVEALRHQNEVVAMTGDGVNDAPALKKADIGIAMGSGTAVAKSASDMVLADDNFATIVAAVAEGRAIYNNTKQFIRYMISSNIGEVVCIFVAAVLGIPDTLAPVQLLWVNLVTDGLPATAIGFNKQDSDVMKAKPRKVNEAVVSGWLFFRYLVIGAYVGLATVAGFIWWFLYSDSGPKLPYSELMNFDSCSTRETTYPCSIFDDRHPSTVSMTVLVVVEMFNALNNLSENQSLLLLSSMKC from the exons GGGCTTCATTCTGGAAATTGGTTTTGAAACAGTTTGATGATTTGCTTGTAAAGATATTGATTGTTGCGGCGCTGGTTTCATTTGTTCTGGCTTTGATTAATGGAGACACAGGCTTAACAGCTTTTTTGGAGCCTTCT GTTATCCTCATGATATTGGCTGCAAATGCAGCAGTAGGAGTGATTACAGAAACCAATGCAGAAAAGGCTCTTGAG GAGCTACGTGCATACCAAGCTGATATCGCAACTGTGCTGCGCAAtg GTTGCTTCTCCATACTTCCAGCAACAGAGCTCGTCCCCGGTGATATTGTAGAAGTGGCTG TGGGATGCAAAATTCCAGCCGATATGAGAATGATTGAGATGCTAAGTAATCAGTTACGTGTTGATCAGGCAATTCTTACAG GTGAGAGTTGCTCTGTGGAAAAAGAGCTTGAGTCCACCACTGCAACAAATGTTGTATATCAAGACAAGACAAATATTCTTTTCTCg GGTACAGTAGTTGTGGCTGGTAGGGCTAGAGCTATCGTAGTAGGAGTTGGAACACACACTGCTATGGGCGGCATACATGATTCAATGTTGCGAACAGAAGAT GAAGTGACGCCATTGAAAAAGAAGCTGGATGAGTTTGGTACTTTCTTGGCCAAG GTTATTGCTGGCATATGTGTACTGGTATGGATTGTCAATATTGGTCATTTTCGTGACCCTGCTCATGGTGGGCTCTTGCGCGGTGCAATTCATTACTTTAAG ATTGCAGTAGCACTTGCAGTTGCAGCAATCCCTGAAGGACTTCCAGCTGTTGTTACAAC TTGTTTGGCTCTTGGGACAAAACGTATGGCTCGGTTGAATGCCATTGTAAGGTCTTTGCCTTCTGTTGAGACCTTAGGCTGCACTACAGTAATTTGCAGTGACAAAACTGGAACTCTGACAACCAATATGATGTCTGCCTCAAAG GTTTGTGTACTTCATACTGTACAGCATGCTCCGGTTATTTCTGAATACAGTGTCAGTGGAACAACATATGCACCGGAAGGCACAATTTTTGACAGTACTGGGCTTCAG ctcgaacttccagctcagtCACCTTGTCTTCTTCACATAGCAATGTGTTCAGCGCTATGCAATGAATCTATCCTGCAATATAATCCCGACAAGGGTAACTATGAAAAGATTGGCGAGTCAACTGAAGTAGCTCTCCGTGTTCTTGCAGAGAAG ATTGGTCTTCCTGGCTTTGATTCTATGCCTTCTTCTCTGAATATGCTGAGCAAGCATGAACGTGCGTCTTACTGTAATCACTACTGGGAGGACCATTTCAAAAAG ATTTCTGTTGCAGATTTTACACGTGATCGGAAGATGATGAGTGTCCTTTGTAGCCGAAACCAGTTGCAGATTATGTTTTCAAAAGGTGCTCCAGAGAGTATTATTTCTAGATGCACAAATATTCTGTGCAATGATGATGGTTCTACCATACCACTGACTGCTAGTATCCGAGCTGAGCTGGAGTCAAGGTTCCATAG TTTTGCAGGAAAGGAAACATTAAGATGCTTGGCTCTGGCCTTCAAGCGGATGCCCATGGGTCTGCAGAGTCTCTCCCATAATGATGAGAATGATCTTTCATTCATTGGGTTG GTTGGAATGCTTGATCCACCAAGAGAGGAAGTGAGAAATGCTATGCTTTCATGCATGACTGCTGGCATACGTGTTATAGTTGTCACTGGGGATAACAAG TCCACAGCCGAATCCCTTTGCCGCAAGATAGGTGCTTTTGATCACTTGGCAGATCTTGCTGGACACTCTTACACTGCGACTGAGTTTGAAGAATTACCAGCATTGCAGAAAACACTGGCATTGCAACGTATGGCACTATTCACCAG GGTTGAACCTTCTCATAAAAGGATGCTGGTTGAGGCCTTGCGGCACCAGAATGAAGTG GTTGCAATGACTGGTGATGGTGTTAATGATGCGCCTGCACTAAAGAAGGCAGATATTGGAATTGCCATGGGTTCAGGAACAGCTGTTGCCAAG AGTGCGTCGGACATGGTTTTGGCCGATGACAATTTTGCTACTATTGTTGCG GCTGTTGCAGAGGGAAGGGCTATATACAATAACACAAAGCAATTTATCAGATATATGATCTCTTCAAATATCGGTGAAGTAGTTTGTATATTCGTGGCAGCTGTACTTGGCATACCTGATACCCTTGCCCCT GTCCAGCTGCTGTGGGTCAACTTAGTTACTGATGGATTGCCTGCCACTGCTATTGGTTTTAATAAGCAAGATTCTGATGTGATGAAGGCTAAACCTCGTAAG GTCAATGAAGCAGTTGTTAGTGGGTGGTTGTTTTTTCGTTATTTGGTAATCGGAG CCTATGTTGGGCTCGCCACAGTTGCGGGATTTATTTGGTGGTTTCTTTACTCTGATAGCGGTCCTAAACTGCCATATTCTGAATTG ATGAACTTCGACTCATGCTCAACGAGGGAGACAACTTATCCATGCAGTATATTTGATGATCGCCATCCATCAACAGTCTCCATGACTGTGCTTGTGGTTGTTGAAATGTTCAATGCCTTGAATAATCTCAGCGAAAATCAGTCTCTTCT GTTATTATCATCGATGAAGTGCTAA
- the LOC117631477 gene encoding calcium-transporting ATPase 3, endoplasmic reticulum-type isoform X1, whose protein sequence is MEDAYARSVTEVLDFFGVDPKRGLTDAQVTQHARLYGKNVLPEEKRASFWKLVLKQFDDLLVKILIVAALVSFVLALINGDTGLTAFLEPSVILMILAANAAVGVITETNAEKALEELRAYQADIATVLRNGCFSILPATELVPGDIVEVAVGCKIPADMRMIEMLSNQLRVDQAILTGESCSVEKELESTTATNVVYQDKTNILFSGTVVVAGRARAIVVGVGTHTAMGGIHDSMLRTEDEVTPLKKKLDEFGTFLAKVIAGICVLVWIVNIGHFRDPAHGGLLRGAIHYFKIAVALAVAAIPEGLPAVVTTCLALGTKRMARLNAIVRSLPSVETLGCTTVICSDKTGTLTTNMMSASKVCVLHTVQHAPVISEYSVSGTTYAPEGTIFDSTGLQLELPAQSPCLLHIAMCSALCNESILQYNPDKGNYEKIGESTEVALRVLAEKIGLPGFDSMPSSLNMLSKHERASYCNHYWEDHFKKISVADFTRDRKMMSVLCSRNQLQIMFSKGAPESIISRCTNILCNDDGSTIPLTASIRAELESRFHSFAGKETLRCLALAFKRMPMGLQSLSHNDENDLSFIGLVGMLDPPREEVRNAMLSCMTAGIRVIVVTGDNKSTAESLCRKIGAFDHLADLAGHSYTATEFEELPALQKTLALQRMALFTRVEPSHKRMLVEALRHQNEVVAMTGDGVNDAPALKKADIGIAMGSGTAVAKSASDMVLADDNFATIVAAVAEGRAIYNNTKQFIRYMISSNIGEVVCIFVAAVLGIPDTLAPVQLLWVNLVTDGLPATAIGFNKQDSDVMKAKPRKVNEAVVSGWLFFRYLVIGAYVGLATVAGFIWWFLYSDSGPKLPYSELMNFDSCSTRETTYPCSIFDDRHPSTVSMTVLVVVEMFNALNNLSENQSLLVIPPWSNLWLVGSIILTMILHVLILYVHPLSVLFSVTPLSWSEWTVVLYLSFPVIIIDEVLKFFSRSSTGIRWFSFRWRRPDSLPKKELHEK, encoded by the exons GGGCTTCATTCTGGAAATTGGTTTTGAAACAGTTTGATGATTTGCTTGTAAAGATATTGATTGTTGCGGCGCTGGTTTCATTTGTTCTGGCTTTGATTAATGGAGACACAGGCTTAACAGCTTTTTTGGAGCCTTCT GTTATCCTCATGATATTGGCTGCAAATGCAGCAGTAGGAGTGATTACAGAAACCAATGCAGAAAAGGCTCTTGAG GAGCTACGTGCATACCAAGCTGATATCGCAACTGTGCTGCGCAAtg GTTGCTTCTCCATACTTCCAGCAACAGAGCTCGTCCCCGGTGATATTGTAGAAGTGGCTG TGGGATGCAAAATTCCAGCCGATATGAGAATGATTGAGATGCTAAGTAATCAGTTACGTGTTGATCAGGCAATTCTTACAG GTGAGAGTTGCTCTGTGGAAAAAGAGCTTGAGTCCACCACTGCAACAAATGTTGTATATCAAGACAAGACAAATATTCTTTTCTCg GGTACAGTAGTTGTGGCTGGTAGGGCTAGAGCTATCGTAGTAGGAGTTGGAACACACACTGCTATGGGCGGCATACATGATTCAATGTTGCGAACAGAAGAT GAAGTGACGCCATTGAAAAAGAAGCTGGATGAGTTTGGTACTTTCTTGGCCAAG GTTATTGCTGGCATATGTGTACTGGTATGGATTGTCAATATTGGTCATTTTCGTGACCCTGCTCATGGTGGGCTCTTGCGCGGTGCAATTCATTACTTTAAG ATTGCAGTAGCACTTGCAGTTGCAGCAATCCCTGAAGGACTTCCAGCTGTTGTTACAAC TTGTTTGGCTCTTGGGACAAAACGTATGGCTCGGTTGAATGCCATTGTAAGGTCTTTGCCTTCTGTTGAGACCTTAGGCTGCACTACAGTAATTTGCAGTGACAAAACTGGAACTCTGACAACCAATATGATGTCTGCCTCAAAG GTTTGTGTACTTCATACTGTACAGCATGCTCCGGTTATTTCTGAATACAGTGTCAGTGGAACAACATATGCACCGGAAGGCACAATTTTTGACAGTACTGGGCTTCAG ctcgaacttccagctcagtCACCTTGTCTTCTTCACATAGCAATGTGTTCAGCGCTATGCAATGAATCTATCCTGCAATATAATCCCGACAAGGGTAACTATGAAAAGATTGGCGAGTCAACTGAAGTAGCTCTCCGTGTTCTTGCAGAGAAG ATTGGTCTTCCTGGCTTTGATTCTATGCCTTCTTCTCTGAATATGCTGAGCAAGCATGAACGTGCGTCTTACTGTAATCACTACTGGGAGGACCATTTCAAAAAG ATTTCTGTTGCAGATTTTACACGTGATCGGAAGATGATGAGTGTCCTTTGTAGCCGAAACCAGTTGCAGATTATGTTTTCAAAAGGTGCTCCAGAGAGTATTATTTCTAGATGCACAAATATTCTGTGCAATGATGATGGTTCTACCATACCACTGACTGCTAGTATCCGAGCTGAGCTGGAGTCAAGGTTCCATAG TTTTGCAGGAAAGGAAACATTAAGATGCTTGGCTCTGGCCTTCAAGCGGATGCCCATGGGTCTGCAGAGTCTCTCCCATAATGATGAGAATGATCTTTCATTCATTGGGTTG GTTGGAATGCTTGATCCACCAAGAGAGGAAGTGAGAAATGCTATGCTTTCATGCATGACTGCTGGCATACGTGTTATAGTTGTCACTGGGGATAACAAG TCCACAGCCGAATCCCTTTGCCGCAAGATAGGTGCTTTTGATCACTTGGCAGATCTTGCTGGACACTCTTACACTGCGACTGAGTTTGAAGAATTACCAGCATTGCAGAAAACACTGGCATTGCAACGTATGGCACTATTCACCAG GGTTGAACCTTCTCATAAAAGGATGCTGGTTGAGGCCTTGCGGCACCAGAATGAAGTG GTTGCAATGACTGGTGATGGTGTTAATGATGCGCCTGCACTAAAGAAGGCAGATATTGGAATTGCCATGGGTTCAGGAACAGCTGTTGCCAAG AGTGCGTCGGACATGGTTTTGGCCGATGACAATTTTGCTACTATTGTTGCG GCTGTTGCAGAGGGAAGGGCTATATACAATAACACAAAGCAATTTATCAGATATATGATCTCTTCAAATATCGGTGAAGTAGTTTGTATATTCGTGGCAGCTGTACTTGGCATACCTGATACCCTTGCCCCT GTCCAGCTGCTGTGGGTCAACTTAGTTACTGATGGATTGCCTGCCACTGCTATTGGTTTTAATAAGCAAGATTCTGATGTGATGAAGGCTAAACCTCGTAAG GTCAATGAAGCAGTTGTTAGTGGGTGGTTGTTTTTTCGTTATTTGGTAATCGGAG CCTATGTTGGGCTCGCCACAGTTGCGGGATTTATTTGGTGGTTTCTTTACTCTGATAGCGGTCCTAAACTGCCATATTCTGAATTG ATGAACTTCGACTCATGCTCAACGAGGGAGACAACTTATCCATGCAGTATATTTGATGATCGCCATCCATCAACAGTCTCCATGACTGTGCTTGTGGTTGTTGAAATGTTCAATGCCTTGAATAATCTCAGCGAAAATCAGTCTCTTCT GGTTATCCCTCCGTGGAGTAACTTGTGGCTAGTTGGTTCAATCATTCTAACGATGATCCTTCATGTGCTAATATTATATGTCCATCCACTCTCTGTTCTTTTCTCT GTAACACCATTATCTTGGTCTGAGTGGACGGTTGTGTTATACCTTTCATTTCCT GTTATTATCATCGATGAAGTGCTAAAGTTCTTCTCAAGAAGTTCCACTG GTATACGGTGGTTCAGTTTCCGGTGGAGGAGGCCTGATTCACTGCCAAAAAAGGAATTGCATGAGAAATAG
- the LOC117631477 gene encoding calcium-transporting ATPase 3, endoplasmic reticulum-type isoform X2, with protein MAGFGASFWKLVLKQFDDLLVKILIVAALVSFVLALINGDTGLTAFLEPSVILMILAANAAVGVITETNAEKALEELRAYQADIATVLRNGCFSILPATELVPGDIVEVAVGCKIPADMRMIEMLSNQLRVDQAILTGESCSVEKELESTTATNVVYQDKTNILFSGTVVVAGRARAIVVGVGTHTAMGGIHDSMLRTEDEVTPLKKKLDEFGTFLAKVIAGICVLVWIVNIGHFRDPAHGGLLRGAIHYFKIAVALAVAAIPEGLPAVVTTCLALGTKRMARLNAIVRSLPSVETLGCTTVICSDKTGTLTTNMMSASKVCVLHTVQHAPVISEYSVSGTTYAPEGTIFDSTGLQLELPAQSPCLLHIAMCSALCNESILQYNPDKGNYEKIGESTEVALRVLAEKIGLPGFDSMPSSLNMLSKHERASYCNHYWEDHFKKISVADFTRDRKMMSVLCSRNQLQIMFSKGAPESIISRCTNILCNDDGSTIPLTASIRAELESRFHSFAGKETLRCLALAFKRMPMGLQSLSHNDENDLSFIGLVGMLDPPREEVRNAMLSCMTAGIRVIVVTGDNKSTAESLCRKIGAFDHLADLAGHSYTATEFEELPALQKTLALQRMALFTRVEPSHKRMLVEALRHQNEVVAMTGDGVNDAPALKKADIGIAMGSGTAVAKSASDMVLADDNFATIVAAVAEGRAIYNNTKQFIRYMISSNIGEVVCIFVAAVLGIPDTLAPVQLLWVNLVTDGLPATAIGFNKQDSDVMKAKPRKVNEAVVSGWLFFRYLVIGAYVGLATVAGFIWWFLYSDSGPKLPYSELMNFDSCSTRETTYPCSIFDDRHPSTVSMTVLVVVEMFNALNNLSENQSLLVIPPWSNLWLVGSIILTMILHVLILYVHPLSVLFSVTPLSWSEWTVVLYLSFPVIIIDEVLKFFSRSSTGIRWFSFRWRRPDSLPKKELHEK; from the exons ATGGCTGGTTTTG GGGCTTCATTCTGGAAATTGGTTTTGAAACAGTTTGATGATTTGCTTGTAAAGATATTGATTGTTGCGGCGCTGGTTTCATTTGTTCTGGCTTTGATTAATGGAGACACAGGCTTAACAGCTTTTTTGGAGCCTTCT GTTATCCTCATGATATTGGCTGCAAATGCAGCAGTAGGAGTGATTACAGAAACCAATGCAGAAAAGGCTCTTGAG GAGCTACGTGCATACCAAGCTGATATCGCAACTGTGCTGCGCAAtg GTTGCTTCTCCATACTTCCAGCAACAGAGCTCGTCCCCGGTGATATTGTAGAAGTGGCTG TGGGATGCAAAATTCCAGCCGATATGAGAATGATTGAGATGCTAAGTAATCAGTTACGTGTTGATCAGGCAATTCTTACAG GTGAGAGTTGCTCTGTGGAAAAAGAGCTTGAGTCCACCACTGCAACAAATGTTGTATATCAAGACAAGACAAATATTCTTTTCTCg GGTACAGTAGTTGTGGCTGGTAGGGCTAGAGCTATCGTAGTAGGAGTTGGAACACACACTGCTATGGGCGGCATACATGATTCAATGTTGCGAACAGAAGAT GAAGTGACGCCATTGAAAAAGAAGCTGGATGAGTTTGGTACTTTCTTGGCCAAG GTTATTGCTGGCATATGTGTACTGGTATGGATTGTCAATATTGGTCATTTTCGTGACCCTGCTCATGGTGGGCTCTTGCGCGGTGCAATTCATTACTTTAAG ATTGCAGTAGCACTTGCAGTTGCAGCAATCCCTGAAGGACTTCCAGCTGTTGTTACAAC TTGTTTGGCTCTTGGGACAAAACGTATGGCTCGGTTGAATGCCATTGTAAGGTCTTTGCCTTCTGTTGAGACCTTAGGCTGCACTACAGTAATTTGCAGTGACAAAACTGGAACTCTGACAACCAATATGATGTCTGCCTCAAAG GTTTGTGTACTTCATACTGTACAGCATGCTCCGGTTATTTCTGAATACAGTGTCAGTGGAACAACATATGCACCGGAAGGCACAATTTTTGACAGTACTGGGCTTCAG ctcgaacttccagctcagtCACCTTGTCTTCTTCACATAGCAATGTGTTCAGCGCTATGCAATGAATCTATCCTGCAATATAATCCCGACAAGGGTAACTATGAAAAGATTGGCGAGTCAACTGAAGTAGCTCTCCGTGTTCTTGCAGAGAAG ATTGGTCTTCCTGGCTTTGATTCTATGCCTTCTTCTCTGAATATGCTGAGCAAGCATGAACGTGCGTCTTACTGTAATCACTACTGGGAGGACCATTTCAAAAAG ATTTCTGTTGCAGATTTTACACGTGATCGGAAGATGATGAGTGTCCTTTGTAGCCGAAACCAGTTGCAGATTATGTTTTCAAAAGGTGCTCCAGAGAGTATTATTTCTAGATGCACAAATATTCTGTGCAATGATGATGGTTCTACCATACCACTGACTGCTAGTATCCGAGCTGAGCTGGAGTCAAGGTTCCATAG TTTTGCAGGAAAGGAAACATTAAGATGCTTGGCTCTGGCCTTCAAGCGGATGCCCATGGGTCTGCAGAGTCTCTCCCATAATGATGAGAATGATCTTTCATTCATTGGGTTG GTTGGAATGCTTGATCCACCAAGAGAGGAAGTGAGAAATGCTATGCTTTCATGCATGACTGCTGGCATACGTGTTATAGTTGTCACTGGGGATAACAAG TCCACAGCCGAATCCCTTTGCCGCAAGATAGGTGCTTTTGATCACTTGGCAGATCTTGCTGGACACTCTTACACTGCGACTGAGTTTGAAGAATTACCAGCATTGCAGAAAACACTGGCATTGCAACGTATGGCACTATTCACCAG GGTTGAACCTTCTCATAAAAGGATGCTGGTTGAGGCCTTGCGGCACCAGAATGAAGTG GTTGCAATGACTGGTGATGGTGTTAATGATGCGCCTGCACTAAAGAAGGCAGATATTGGAATTGCCATGGGTTCAGGAACAGCTGTTGCCAAG AGTGCGTCGGACATGGTTTTGGCCGATGACAATTTTGCTACTATTGTTGCG GCTGTTGCAGAGGGAAGGGCTATATACAATAACACAAAGCAATTTATCAGATATATGATCTCTTCAAATATCGGTGAAGTAGTTTGTATATTCGTGGCAGCTGTACTTGGCATACCTGATACCCTTGCCCCT GTCCAGCTGCTGTGGGTCAACTTAGTTACTGATGGATTGCCTGCCACTGCTATTGGTTTTAATAAGCAAGATTCTGATGTGATGAAGGCTAAACCTCGTAAG GTCAATGAAGCAGTTGTTAGTGGGTGGTTGTTTTTTCGTTATTTGGTAATCGGAG CCTATGTTGGGCTCGCCACAGTTGCGGGATTTATTTGGTGGTTTCTTTACTCTGATAGCGGTCCTAAACTGCCATATTCTGAATTG ATGAACTTCGACTCATGCTCAACGAGGGAGACAACTTATCCATGCAGTATATTTGATGATCGCCATCCATCAACAGTCTCCATGACTGTGCTTGTGGTTGTTGAAATGTTCAATGCCTTGAATAATCTCAGCGAAAATCAGTCTCTTCT GGTTATCCCTCCGTGGAGTAACTTGTGGCTAGTTGGTTCAATCATTCTAACGATGATCCTTCATGTGCTAATATTATATGTCCATCCACTCTCTGTTCTTTTCTCT GTAACACCATTATCTTGGTCTGAGTGGACGGTTGTGTTATACCTTTCATTTCCT GTTATTATCATCGATGAAGTGCTAAAGTTCTTCTCAAGAAGTTCCACTG GTATACGGTGGTTCAGTTTCCGGTGGAGGAGGCCTGATTCACTGCCAAAAAAGGAATTGCATGAGAAATAG